The following coding sequences are from one Musa acuminata AAA Group cultivar baxijiao chromosome BXJ2-4, Cavendish_Baxijiao_AAA, whole genome shotgun sequence window:
- the LOC135610272 gene encoding silicon efflux transporter LSI2-like, producing MAMEAPLKVALGTLAFVVFWILAVFPAVPCLPIGRTAGSLLGALLMVIFRVISPEEAYSAIDLPILGLLFGTMVVSVFLEKADMFKYLGHLLSWKSRGGKDLLLRICLVSAIASALFTNDTCCVVLTEFVLNVARKNNLPPKPFLLALASSSNIGSAATPIGNPQNLVIALQSGMSFVEFLSGIVVAMLVGVVVNAAILLCYFWRLLSADKDEDVDSAAAVAAEVDVNLHRFSPATMSHLNIKNSQASASDASAQSSISGASNLRCRTSSADGGVTDSAMAPNPSRDGICVSGDDGASTTWRTQLWKTCVYLVTVGMLISLLLGLNMSWTAITAALALVVLDFKDALPCLEKISYSLLIFFSGMFITVNGFNKTGIPSALWEFVEPYAQIDTVGGVALLSLVILLLSNVASNVPTVLLLGARVAASAAIVSLAEEMRAWLILAWVSTVAGNLSLLGSAANLIVCEQARKAKSFGYNLSFLGHLVFGIPSTLIVTAIGLVFVRS from the exons ATGGCAATGGAGGCCCCATTAAAAGTGGCTTTGGGCACCCTTGCTTTTGTAGTTTTCTGGATTTTAGCTGTGTTCCCCGCAGTTCCCTGCTTACCCATTGGAAGGACCGCAGGCTCTCTCCTCGGCGCCTTGCTCATGGTCATCTTCCGAGTCATATCACCCGAGGAGGCCTACAGCGCGATCGACCTCCCAATTCTTGGCCTCCTTTTCGGGACCATGGTCGTCAGTGTCTTCCTCGAGAAGGCCGACATGTTCAAGTACCTGGGCCATCTGCTCTCTTGGAAGAGCCGAGGAGGGAAGGACTTGCTCCTCCGGATCTGTCTCGTTTCTGCAATCGCGAGCGCTCTGTTCACCAACGACACCTGCTGCGTCGTGCTAACGGAGTTCGTCCTCAACGTCGCGAGGAAGAACAATCTGCCACCCAAACCTTTTCTTCTGGCACTGGCGTCCAGTTCCAACATTGGATCCGCAGCTACTCCGATCGGGAACCCGCAGAATCTAGTGATCGCTCTCCAGAGTGGCATGTCCTTCGTCGAATTCCTGTCGGGGATCGTCGTTGCGATGCTCGTGGGAGTAGTCGTGAACGCGGCCATTCTGCTCTGCTACTTCTGGAGGCTGCTCTCGGCCGACAAGGACGAAGACGTGGActcagcggcggcggtggcggccgaGGTCGATGTGAACCTGCATCGGTTTTCGCCGGCCACGATGTCGCACCTCAATATCAAGAATTCTCAGGCATCGGCGAGTGATGCTTCGGCACAGAGCTCCATTTCAGGTGCTTCGAACTTGAGATGCAGGACTAGTAGCGCTGACGGTGGTGTAACGGATTCTGCAATGGCGCCGAATCCATCGAGAGATGGAATTTGTGTAAGCGGGGACGACGGTGCATCAACAACATGGAGGACGCAATTGTGGAAGACATGCGTCTACCTCGTCACCGTTGGAATGCTCATATCGCTCTTGCTGGGGCTGAACATGTCATGGACAGCCATCACAGCGGCTCTTGCGCTCGTCGTCCTCGACTTCAAGGACGCACTCCCTTGCCTTGAAAag ATTTCGTATTCCTTGTTGATATTCTTCAGCGGGATGTTCATTACGGTGAACGGCTTCAACAAGACCGGCATACCGAGTGCCTTGTGGGAGTTCGTGGAACCATACGCACAGATTGATACCGTCGGAGGGGTTGCGTTGCTATCCTTGGTGATTCTTCTGCTCTCCAATGTCGCCTCCAATGTGCCCACCG TTCTGCTGCTGGGAGCGAGGGTTGCGGCATCGGCTGCAATCGTTTCCCTGGCCGAGGAGATGAGGGCATGGCTGATACTGGCATGGGTCAGCACAGTTGCAGGAAACCTCTCCCTGCTGGGCTCCGCTGCCAACTTGATAGTCTGCGAACAGGCTCGGAAAGCTAAATCTTTTGGATACAACCTCTCCTTCCTGGGCCATCTGGTGTTCGGAATCCCTTCCACGCTCATCGTCACTGCTATTGGCTTGGTCTTCGTCCGAAGTTga
- the LOC135610271 gene encoding ubiquitin-conjugating enzyme E2-23 kDa-like isoform X1, which translates to MSFPSKRREMDLMKLMMSDYKVEMTNDGMHEFFVDFHGPKESPYQGGVWRIRVELPDGYPYHSPSIGFVNKMYHPNVDEMSGSICLDVINQTWSPMYDLVNVFEVFLPQLLLYPNPLDPLNGEAAALLMRDEPAYEQKVKEYCLKYAKPEDIGASPEEESSDEELSENECDSSDEQMLGKPDH; encoded by the exons ATGTCGTTCCCGAGCAAGCGCCGCGAGATGGACCTGATGAAGCT GATGATGAGCGACTACAAGGTGGAGATGACGAACGACGGGATGCATGAATTCTTTGTGGATTTCCATGGTCCGAAGGAGA GCCCTTATCAAGGAGGAGTGTGGAGGATAAGGGTGGAACTACCAGATGGTTATCCTTACCATTCTCCCTCGATTGGCTTTGTTAATAAGATGTATCATCCTAATGTTGATGAAAT GTCTGGTTCAATTTGTTTGGATGTTATCAACCAAACTTGGAGCCCCATGTATG ATCTTGTCAATGTATTTGAAGTTTTCCTTCCACAACTTCTTTTATACCCAAACCCTTTGGATCCATTGAATGGGGAGGCTGCAGCATTGTTGATGCGTGATGAACCTGCttatgaacaaaaagtcaaag AATACTGTCTGAAGTATGCAAAGCCTGAAGACATTGGTGCTTCCCCTGAAGAAGAATCCAGTGATGAAGAGCTGAGTGAAAATGAGTGTGATTCAAGCGACGAACAAATGCTGGGAAAACCTGACCATTAA
- the LOC135610271 gene encoding ubiquitin-conjugating enzyme E2-23 kDa-like isoform X2, which translates to MMSDYKVEMTNDGMHEFFVDFHGPKESPYQGGVWRIRVELPDGYPYHSPSIGFVNKMYHPNVDEMSGSICLDVINQTWSPMYDLVNVFEVFLPQLLLYPNPLDPLNGEAAALLMRDEPAYEQKVKEYCLKYAKPEDIGASPEEESSDEELSENECDSSDEQMLGKPDH; encoded by the exons ATGATGAGCGACTACAAGGTGGAGATGACGAACGACGGGATGCATGAATTCTTTGTGGATTTCCATGGTCCGAAGGAGA GCCCTTATCAAGGAGGAGTGTGGAGGATAAGGGTGGAACTACCAGATGGTTATCCTTACCATTCTCCCTCGATTGGCTTTGTTAATAAGATGTATCATCCTAATGTTGATGAAAT GTCTGGTTCAATTTGTTTGGATGTTATCAACCAAACTTGGAGCCCCATGTATG ATCTTGTCAATGTATTTGAAGTTTTCCTTCCACAACTTCTTTTATACCCAAACCCTTTGGATCCATTGAATGGGGAGGCTGCAGCATTGTTGATGCGTGATGAACCTGCttatgaacaaaaagtcaaag AATACTGTCTGAAGTATGCAAAGCCTGAAGACATTGGTGCTTCCCCTGAAGAAGAATCCAGTGATGAAGAGCTGAGTGAAAATGAGTGTGATTCAAGCGACGAACAAATGCTGGGAAAACCTGACCATTAA